One Lysinibacillus fusiformis genomic window carries:
- a CDS encoding RDD family protein — translation MTNNEFVIQGQPSFETEPPCDKVETLLATKHYALKTAGFWVRFWAFLLDTLIISAVVGILVNPIFYLMDWSLSETVWYAPISIISAIIYYGYFVFMTKFLGQTLGKMACGLRVVSLKHDNLTWSDVLFRDWIGRFISNIFMPLYIFVAILPDNQGLHDFFAETTVVHEKIYVEKKEAPTALPIQEKVTEPEKLEQTIEE, via the coding sequence ATGACAAATAATGAATTCGTTATACAAGGGCAACCCTCTTTTGAAACAGAGCCTCCATGTGATAAGGTAGAAACATTATTAGCAACTAAACACTATGCATTAAAAACAGCTGGCTTTTGGGTACGCTTTTGGGCATTTTTATTAGATACCTTAATTATATCAGCTGTTGTGGGAATACTTGTTAACCCGATTTTTTACTTAATGGATTGGTCGTTATCGGAAACGGTATGGTATGCGCCAATTTCTATTATTTCAGCCATTATCTATTATGGCTATTTCGTGTTTATGACGAAATTTTTGGGGCAAACTTTAGGAAAGATGGCTTGCGGTTTACGTGTTGTGTCATTAAAACATGACAATTTAACGTGGTCGGATGTGCTTTTCCGAGATTGGATTGGTCGTTTTATTAGCAATATCTTTATGCCACTGTATATTTTTGTTGCTATTTTGCCAGACAATCAAGGCTTACATGATTTTTTTGCAGAGACAACAGTTGTCCATGAAAAAATTTATGTAGAAAAAAAAGAAGCGCCTACAGCTTTACCTATTCAGGAGAAAGTAACTGAACCTGAAAAGCTGGAACAAACGATAGAAGAATAA